A region of Myxococcus stipitatus DSM 14675 DNA encodes the following proteins:
- a CDS encoding glycoside hydrolase family 15 protein: MRIHLLCRGRVTSSVALLLASLLWGLSPEARAEVAVRRTFLKLASSNGHGAVMLDLEEKKVSHFREHLFATEEPVIDASGNDVYVRGQPRVVHSRDVLFDAFFGLRSEGTQRWMNTQAADLDASGYAPWAPGRTGGTGLATLVQRVGPLEVTTYVFAPQSVPHAAFVMALRVRNTGASTSPGVSVFSLHNFHLGFGRPGVMSELDENGETLEVHGDDFVEKGFAGVVVGRPLGAAARKAAWTSGDSGAGNGFITVKNGGQQDLRDFTAAPSAQTGWASAYQFNLGDIAAGSEKWAGVAFVHLGNPDGMATARQWLSDYVGTSDAKSLVDAEVARWASFQTDTVKVPSGAAANEETLVRHSAVVLHMAQVRESETFLRESLGRDGEPRLTRFKAPNGAPAALPGIVKHAGKGAVLASLPPGQWTYAWIRDGAYAAAAMATLGMRSEAREALSYYLNADSGRFQHWRELQPYRMPPYLITLTRYHGFGVEETDFNEAGPNLEFDGFGLFLWALRHYERTTGDLSLVNQTWPTVSTKVADALVALIDPETGLIRPDSSIWETHWNGRQRAWAYTSLTAARGLCDAAVLAERVGDSARATRYRAAGESIRRAMAEKLTDHQFALASNLEELRSGRGYWDTAVFDAFAMGLFDPAGKIARETIRGLDLRLLSPAGAGWVRNDDRYDHMGWADMSPWGSEYDSAEWVIVSLRGAMVKRMAGDPARADRVLKWVTDQSLKNYLAVAETYDEQSGAYKFNAPMVGFGAGAYALALAHRADGAADPACGAYLDESTLSKPPDAGPGEPDAGPVDAGHDAGPGEPDAGPVEQPLVGGGGGGCNATGPGAMAVWLMLVLAGLLALTRTKRA, from the coding sequence GGCAATGACGTCTACGTTCGCGGCCAGCCTCGCGTCGTGCACTCGCGCGACGTGTTGTTCGACGCGTTCTTCGGCCTGCGCTCCGAGGGCACTCAGCGCTGGATGAACACCCAGGCCGCGGACCTGGATGCCAGTGGTTACGCCCCCTGGGCTCCTGGCAGGACCGGCGGCACGGGCCTGGCCACCCTCGTCCAGCGCGTGGGACCGCTGGAGGTCACGACGTATGTCTTCGCGCCTCAATCCGTGCCCCACGCCGCCTTCGTGATGGCGCTGCGCGTGCGCAACACCGGCGCGTCCACGTCCCCGGGCGTCAGCGTGTTCTCCCTCCACAACTTCCACCTGGGCTTCGGCCGCCCCGGAGTCATGTCGGAGCTGGACGAGAACGGCGAGACCCTGGAGGTGCACGGCGATGACTTCGTCGAGAAGGGCTTTGCGGGCGTCGTCGTGGGACGCCCGCTGGGCGCGGCGGCTCGCAAGGCCGCGTGGACCTCGGGCGACTCGGGGGCTGGCAATGGCTTCATCACCGTGAAGAACGGTGGACAGCAGGACCTGCGAGACTTCACGGCCGCGCCCTCCGCGCAGACAGGCTGGGCCTCCGCGTATCAGTTCAACCTGGGGGACATCGCGGCGGGCTCGGAGAAGTGGGCCGGCGTGGCCTTCGTGCACCTGGGGAACCCGGACGGCATGGCCACCGCGAGGCAATGGCTCTCCGACTACGTCGGCACCTCCGACGCGAAGTCCCTCGTGGACGCGGAGGTGGCGCGCTGGGCCTCCTTCCAGACGGACACGGTGAAAGTCCCCTCGGGCGCCGCGGCGAACGAAGAGACGCTCGTGCGCCACTCCGCCGTGGTGCTGCACATGGCGCAGGTGCGCGAATCAGAGACCTTCCTGCGTGAGTCCTTGGGCCGCGATGGAGAGCCGCGCCTGACGCGCTTCAAGGCGCCGAATGGCGCACCCGCCGCGCTGCCGGGCATCGTGAAGCACGCGGGCAAGGGCGCGGTGCTGGCCAGCCTTCCTCCAGGCCAATGGACCTATGCGTGGATTCGAGACGGCGCCTACGCGGCGGCGGCGATGGCCACGCTGGGCATGCGGAGCGAGGCCCGCGAGGCCCTGTCGTACTACCTGAACGCGGACAGCGGCCGCTTCCAGCACTGGCGCGAGCTCCAGCCCTACCGCATGCCGCCGTACCTCATCACCCTCACGCGCTACCACGGCTTCGGCGTGGAGGAGACGGACTTCAACGAGGCGGGACCGAACCTGGAGTTCGATGGCTTCGGCCTGTTCCTCTGGGCGCTGCGGCACTACGAGCGCACCACGGGCGACCTCTCGCTGGTGAACCAGACCTGGCCCACCGTCTCGACGAAGGTCGCGGATGCGCTGGTGGCGCTCATCGACCCGGAGACAGGACTCATCCGTCCGGACTCGTCCATCTGGGAGACCCACTGGAACGGGCGTCAGCGCGCGTGGGCGTACACGAGTCTGACGGCGGCGCGGGGCCTGTGCGACGCGGCGGTGCTCGCCGAGCGCGTGGGGGACTCCGCGCGAGCGACTCGCTACCGCGCCGCCGGTGAGTCCATCCGCCGCGCGATGGCGGAGAAGCTCACGGACCACCAATTCGCGCTGGCCTCCAACCTGGAGGAGCTGCGGTCCGGACGCGGCTACTGGGACACGGCGGTGTTCGACGCGTTCGCCATGGGCCTGTTCGACCCGGCGGGGAAGATTGCGCGTGAGACGATTCGAGGACTCGACCTGCGTCTGTTGTCACCCGCGGGGGCGGGATGGGTTCGGAACGATGATCGCTACGACCACATGGGCTGGGCGGACATGAGCCCGTGGGGGAGCGAGTACGACAGCGCGGAGTGGGTCATCGTCAGCCTGCGAGGCGCGATGGTGAAGCGGATGGCGGGAGACCCGGCGCGCGCGGACCGCGTGCTGAAGTGGGTGACCGACCAGTCGCTGAAGAACTACCTCGCGGTGGCGGAGACCTATGACGAGCAGAGCGGCGCGTACAAGTTCAACGCGCCCATGGTGGGCTTCGGCGCCGGGGCCTATGCGCTGGCGCTGGCGCATCGCGCGGACGGTGCGGCGGACCCCGCGTGTGGCGCGTACCTGGACGAGAGCACGCTGTCGAAGCCGCCCGATGCGGGCCCAGGGGAGCCCGATGCCGGGCCCGTGGACGCTGGTCACGACGCGGGCCCTGGCGAGCCAGATGCCGGTCCGGTGGAGCAGCCCCTGGTCGGTGGTGGTGGCGGTGGCTGCAACGCAACAGGGCCCGGTGCGATGGCGGTGTGGCTGATGCTGGTGCTCGCCGGGCTCCTCGCACTGACGCGCACGAAGCGGGCTTGA